The genomic window TAGCAGCCAAGGACTCTCTCTGGAATTCTTTTTTGCCAATCGAAAAACATTTCATCGAATCGGTGCGATTTACCGATAAGCTTATGTGAGAAATGAATTATTAAGTATATTAAATTAGGTTCCATTTCATTGAAAATATAATTTCATCTTGACAGTTAATATTAACCATAGTTAAATGTAATTGTCTTCAAAAAATATCTTGTTTTATAAGGGGGGTTTTTAATGAAAAGAACCAAGTTTTCCCGTTATATTCCTGCGTTACTTTTCGTTTTTGTTTTGGTTATGACCGTAGGTGTCTTCGCAGCTGAAAACTATACCATGGTTTCTATCCCGAAACTTCGTTCCCCATGGTTTAACCAGCTTGAAAATGGCCTCAACAAAGCCAAGGTCGATTTTGAAGTTGAAGTATATCAACAAGCTCCTGCATCAGCTGACGAAGCCGAACAAGTTCGATTAATTGAAGACGCAATTAACCAGGGTGTCAATGCAGTTTTAGTCGTTCCCAACAATGCTAGTTCCTGTGAACCGGTTTTTGCCCGTGCTAAAGAACAAAATATTGCTGTTATTACCCATGAATCTCCCAATCAAGTCAATGCTGACTATGATGTAGAAATGATCGATAACATTAAGTTCGGAGAAAAATCAATGGAGCTCCTCGTTGAAAAAATGGGTGATAGTGGTAATTTTGTGGTATTTGTTGGATCTCTAACTGTTCCCGCCCACAATATCTGGGCTGATGCTGCTCTGGCACTGGCTAAAGAAAAATACCCCAATTTAGTTCAAGTAGCCGATCGTTATCCAGTTTCAGAAGATCAAAATTTAGCTCGTCAAACAAGTTTAGAAATCCTTACCGCCAACCCTGATCTAAAAGGCTTCCTATGCTATGGGAGCCAGGGAGCACCTGGTGCTGCTCAGGCAGTCCGAGAAAAGGGATTACAGGATAAGGTTACCGTCATTGGAACCACTTCACCAAACCAAGCTGCTCAATTTTTAGAAGATGGATCAATGGATTATTCAATTCTCTGGGACCCTGGTGAAGCCGGCTATGTCATGGTTTACCTGGCAAAATTAATACTTGAAGGGAAATCTGCTGAAATTGTCGATGGAATAGATATCCCCAATATCGGAATGCCAAAAATTGATGGTATTAATGTTCTATTTGACAAACCACTCATAGTGACCAAAGAAAACATGAAGGATTACGATTTCTAAATTATGGTTTTAACTCATTCGGTCTTCCATACTTAAAGTATGGAAGACCGTTTTTTATTTAATAATTGAACCGACTTATATAAATGAATAATGAAATCTATCATTTTTAATAGCCGTTCAAATAATACTGTATACAGACAGTCCACAGCTATTGGAAAAAAGACTCATCCCTTCTTAAGTTCATTAAATGTAAAAGATATCAATGCATAATCAGAACTTTTTTTGCATCATATAAACCATTTTTCTATAGAAAAACCTATATCAAAAAGGATGAAATGACGTGATAAAATGATTGACTTTTTACGTCTTTCCAATATCAGTAAAAGTTTTGGTGGAGTTCAAGCTTTAAAGGACGCTGATTTTTCCATTGGTAAAGGAGAAATCCATTGTCTTGTTGGAGAAAATGGATCTGGAAAATCAACTCTAATTAAAATTATTTCAGGAAACCTTCAACCGGATACAGGAGAAATTTGGATTGAAGGTCAAATCTATAAACACCTCCGCTCCATCGATTCAATCAATATGGGAATACAAGTCATTTTCCAGGATTTTGCTCTGTTTCCCAACCTTACCGTTGCCGAAAATATTGCCTACAGCCAATTAGTCGAAAAAAAGGAAAAAATTCTCAACTGGAAAGAAATTGAATCTATCGCTCGTTTAGCCACCGATAAAATTAAAATTAAGCTCGACCTGGATGAACAGGTCGGTAATCTATCAGTAGCAAACCAACAAATGGTAGCAATCTGCCGTGCTTTAACCAGCGACCTTCGTTTTTTAATCCTTGATGAACCAACTTCGGCACTAACAAAAAAAGAGATTGATCAGCTTTTTGTTGTAGTGAAAGACCTTCAACAAAAAGGGATATCTGTCATGTTTGTGAGCCATAAACTCAATGAAATTTTAGAGATAGCCGAAAGGGTTACTGTGATTCGAGACGGTCAAAACGTTGCAACTTTACCACGGGAAGAAATAACCAATGAAAAATTAATTTACTTGATGACTGGAAAAGAAATATCCTATTCTCGAAACCAAAAATCGATTCAAACTCAAAAAAAATTACTTGAAGTACAAAACCTTTCCAAGAGTAACAATTTTAAGGATATTTCCTTCGTTCTTCATTATGGTGAAATATTTGGTATAACTGGACTGCTGGGTTCGGGAAGAACAGAATTAGCTCTCGCTCTTTTTGGTATGGATCCAGCTGATAGTGGAAAAATCTTTGTTGATGGAAAAGAAGTTCGTATCCGATCAGTAAAAGATGCCATACAAGCTGGAATTGGCTATGTACCTGAAAATCGATTAGAACAAGGCTTGATAATGAAAAAATCGGTGAGTGAAAATATTGTAACAGTAATTATTAAACGCCTTTTGGGCAACTTTAATTTGATTGATTCAAAAAAATGGGATACCACAGTTGACAGTTGGATAAATGAACTTGGAATCAAAGTTGCTAATCCTGAAGTACCCGTGCAAACACTTTCTGGTGGGAACCAGCAACGAGTAGTTATTGCCAAATGGTTATCAGTCCAACCCAAAATTCTCATTTTAGACAGTCCAACAGTTGGAATTGACATTGCTGCAAAAAGTAGCATACATAGTATTATTCGAGAAATGGCTAATAAGGGCTTTGGAATTATTTTCATCTCTGATGAAATTTCTGAGGTAGTTAATAACTGCAATCGAATAGCTATTATGAGAAACGGGCGCATTTTCAAACAAATTGATGCTGCCGATGTTACCGAAGCAGAGATACAACGTTTAGTCGAAATGAGCGAAACTGTGAGTGTGTCGAAATGATTGATGGAGTGAATTCAATCCCATGAATAAACTATTGAAACAAACCGAATTTTACATTGCCTTAGTCATCATTTTCCTGTGTATAATAATAACCATCTTCAATCCTCGATTTTTAACTACTGAAAACATCTTTGACCTATTGAAGAGCTTTTCTGTTATTGGCATTATGGCAGTAGGGGTATTATTTGTTCTTATTTTAAGTGGTTCACCCGACGTTTCATTTACTGCTATTGCCCAGGTTGTAGAATATGTCATCGTTATCATGACTCTAAAATGGGGAGGAAACATCGTCTTCGCCTTTTTAGTCGCTGCTGCCCTGGGAACCCTGATGGGGAGCTTTAATGGTATCCTGGTTCACTATTTTCGTGTTCCAACAGTCATCATTACCATAGCTACTTTGAATATATACTATGGTCTTCTCTACGTTTTTTCCAAAGGTGAAGTAATTTTTGTAGTTCATCCCATGTTTCGAGAATTTGCCAATATCAAGATTGGAAGTTTTGTCAATGAGAATAACGTAACCTTTGGTTTCACCTTGATGCCTCTGATTTGGATTTTGGTGCTCATTTTAGGTTGGTATATATTAAAATATACTAGTGTTGGAAGGAATATTTATGCTGTAGGTGGAAACGAGGTTGCTGCTGAAAGAGTAGGTATAAATGTTTTCCGAACTAAGTTATTTGCCTTTAGTTTTATCGGTCTCCTCTCAGGGATTGCTGCTATTGTCCATGCCGCTATTGTCCAATCAGCAATTCCGAATATCATTGTTGGCCAAGAATTAAACGTCATTGCCGCTGTGTTTCTGGGAGGTGCGAGTGTTTTTGGTGGAGGTGGTTCGGTTATAGGTACTTTCCTTGGTATCATGCTTTTTGCCATCATGAACAATGGTCTTACTCTCTTAAAAATATCGACCTATTGGTTTAATGTTTTCGTTGGTGCAGTTATTGTCATCAGTATTACA from Candidatus Atribacteria bacterium ADurb.Bin276 includes these protein-coding regions:
- the lsrB_6 gene encoding Autoinducer 2-binding protein LsrB precursor, which translates into the protein MKRTKFSRYIPALLFVFVLVMTVGVFAAENYTMVSIPKLRSPWFNQLENGLNKAKVDFEVEVYQQAPASADEAEQVRLIEDAINQGVNAVLVVPNNASSCEPVFARAKEQNIAVITHESPNQVNADYDVEMIDNIKFGEKSMELLVEKMGDSGNFVVFVGSLTVPAHNIWADAALALAKEKYPNLVQVADRYPVSEDQNLARQTSLEILTANPDLKGFLCYGSQGAPGAAQAVREKGLQDKVTVIGTTSPNQAAQFLEDGSMDYSILWDPGEAGYVMVYLAKLILEGKSAEIVDGIDIPNIGMPKIDGINVLFDKPLIVTKENMKDYDF
- the xylG_2 gene encoding Xylose import ATP-binding protein XylG produces the protein MIDFLRLSNISKSFGGVQALKDADFSIGKGEIHCLVGENGSGKSTLIKIISGNLQPDTGEIWIEGQIYKHLRSIDSINMGIQVIFQDFALFPNLTVAENIAYSQLVEKKEKILNWKEIESIARLATDKIKIKLDLDEQVGNLSVANQQMVAICRALTSDLRFLILDEPTSALTKKEIDQLFVVVKDLQQKGISVMFVSHKLNEILEIAERVTVIRDGQNVATLPREEITNEKLIYLMTGKEISYSRNQKSIQTQKKLLEVQNLSKSNNFKDISFVLHYGEIFGITGLLGSGRTELALALFGMDPADSGKIFVDGKEVRIRSVKDAIQAGIGYVPENRLEQGLIMKKSVSENIVTVIIKRLLGNFNLIDSKKWDTTVDSWINELGIKVANPEVPVQTLSGGNQQRVVIAKWLSVQPKILILDSPTVGIDIAAKSSIHSIIREMANKGFGIIFISDEISEVVNNCNRIAIMRNGRIFKQIDAADVTEAEIQRLVEMSETVSVSK
- the rbsC_35 gene encoding Ribose transport system permease protein RbsC, with translation MNKLLKQTEFYIALVIIFLCIIITIFNPRFLTTENIFDLLKSFSVIGIMAVGVLFVLILSGSPDVSFTAIAQVVEYVIVIMTLKWGGNIVFAFLVAAALGTLMGSFNGILVHYFRVPTVIITIATLNIYYGLLYVFSKGEVIFVVHPMFREFANIKIGSFVNENNVTFGFTLMPLIWILVLILGWYILKYTSVGRNIYAVGGNEVAAERVGINVFRTKLFAFSFIGLLSGIAAIVHAAIVQSAIPNIIVGQELNVIAAVFLGGASVFGGGGSVIGTFLGIMLFAIMNNGLTLLKISTYWFNVFVGAVIVISITINAVQKIRQQKSRIKVHVDEKAVERI